Proteins encoded by one window of Simiduia curdlanivorans:
- the gspH gene encoding type II secretion system minor pseudopilin GspH: protein MQRARGFTLIELMVVLLIIGLAIGMVNFNLGGSEERKVRQEIDRYYQLLRFADESAALQGDLIGLLFSSQFDGQYSGQTEPTVTIAWFRYRAGTWVPAEAPFTELTLPEGLALELRLDEEPVDISKEAETPQVIFSGSGEISNFEMRLSYQDVPIGYIAIDVTGDLVQADSYEP, encoded by the coding sequence GTGCAACGAGCCCGAGGTTTTACACTCATCGAGTTGATGGTAGTCCTATTGATCATAGGGCTTGCGATCGGCATGGTGAATTTTAACTTGGGCGGCAGTGAAGAGCGTAAAGTTCGACAGGAAATTGATCGCTATTATCAGCTACTGCGCTTTGCCGATGAAAGTGCGGCGCTGCAGGGCGATCTTATCGGCTTGCTGTTTAGCAGTCAGTTTGATGGCCAATACAGCGGCCAAACCGAGCCGACAGTCACCATCGCGTGGTTTCGCTATCGCGCTGGCACCTGGGTGCCGGCAGAGGCACCTTTTACCGAGTTGACCTTGCCGGAAGGCTTGGCCTTGGAGCTGCGTTTAGACGAAGAGCCGGTCGATATCAGTAAAGAAGCTGAAACGCCACAAGTGATTTTTAGCGGCAGCGGCGAGATTTCCAATTTCGAAATGCGCTTGAGTTATCAAGATGTACCTATCGGCTATATCGCCATCGATGTCACCGGCGATTTGGTCCAGGCAGACAGCTATGAACCTTAA
- the gspI gene encoding type II secretion system minor pseudopilin GspI, producing the protein MNLNSNQREKGFSLVEVLVALMIIGIALPALLGQMQSQGDSQALLRNKTLALYVVQNKVAEYAVWKKQGKGKLSDSESGDVELGGVRWYWKMTAKNFQDVLGQGFNMQRLEISAGLEPDEALSSVEVIFNE; encoded by the coding sequence ATGAACCTTAACAGCAATCAGCGCGAAAAAGGTTTCAGTTTAGTCGAGGTGTTGGTGGCCTTGATGATCATCGGCATCGCCTTGCCGGCGCTGCTCGGGCAGATGCAATCCCAGGGCGATAGCCAAGCGCTGCTACGCAATAAAACCTTGGCGCTCTATGTGGTGCAAAACAAAGTGGCCGAATATGCCGTGTGGAAAAAACAGGGCAAGGGCAAACTATCCGATTCCGAGAGCGGCGATGTTGAGTTGGGCGGGGTGCGCTGGTACTGGAAGATGACGGCGAAAAATTTCCAGGATGTTCTCGGCCAAGGCTTTAATATGCAGCGCCTAGAAATTAGCGCCGGCCTAGAGCCGGATGAGGCCTTGAGCTCGGTTGAGGTTATTTTCAATGAATAG
- a CDS encoding type II secretion system protein GspJ, producing the protein MNSCNQRWRRNTQLSAAGFTLVEVLIAIFITAIIATLAVQTLGSATVSMERGKSLGDQLSEVERLFSLIEQDLRSVRVGRKFEFIGEEVSQSLAGAEETKDDSFQGYGEVYETRDLKQQRKNLLESLDTDHRLLRLVRADWVNFGQAQRSDLQHVTYAWHQGAIWRFFRPIDSEIFGDNPITDEVYIEDVSLARRIISDVNNVTFKYLVPGSPFETESSWSNVWPTTATRTSGPSSSSLPQAVEVVLELKELGEIKRVFLLGVDG; encoded by the coding sequence ATGAATAGCTGCAACCAGCGCTGGCGCAGAAATACCCAGTTATCCGCTGCTGGCTTTACCTTAGTGGAAGTTCTAATTGCTATTTTTATCACTGCGATTATTGCCACCTTGGCCGTGCAAACCCTTGGCTCGGCAACCGTTTCCATGGAGCGCGGCAAGAGCCTCGGCGACCAATTGTCGGAAGTGGAGCGATTATTCTCGCTGATAGAGCAGGATTTGCGTTCGGTGCGTGTCGGTCGAAAATTTGAGTTCATCGGCGAAGAAGTTAGCCAAAGTTTAGCGGGCGCTGAGGAAACCAAAGACGATAGCTTCCAAGGTTACGGCGAAGTCTACGAAACCCGGGATTTAAAACAACAGCGCAAAAATCTATTAGAAAGTTTGGATACGGATCATCGCCTATTGCGATTGGTGCGCGCCGATTGGGTTAACTTCGGCCAAGCCCAACGCAGTGATTTGCAGCATGTGACTTATGCCTGGCATCAAGGCGCAATTTGGCGATTCTTTCGCCCAATCGATAGCGAAATTTTTGGCGACAACCCCATTACCGATGAGGTGTACATCGAAGATGTGTCTTTGGCGCGACGCATAATTTCCGACGTCAACAATGTCACCTTCAAATACCTAGTGCCAGGCAGTCCGTTTGAAACCGAGAGCAGTTGGTCAAATGTGTGGCCCACCACCGCTACACGCACCTCGGGCCCCAGCAGTTCGTCTTTGCCGCAAGCGGTAGAGGTCGTGCTTGAGTTAAAAGAGTTGGGCGAGATAAAGCGGGTGTTTTTACTGGGGGTTGACGGCTAA
- the gspK gene encoding type II secretion system minor pseudopilin GspK: MQLSKQRGAVLILALLIVALVAGLAVNYASQMQLVQARAVNGFYGAQQELWSDSMVPFAIGVLKYDANNSTTDHAEEDWAKYPVSESIPGGSLMGSLSDAQALININSLDGGIQNQSNPLDPGRFTEPQRRFIRFLQTFDGVTADPDDPLAKVIIDMNLAVAITEAVVDWIDNDDNTIGYGGAEALQYQQAGVSWVPPNELMESLQELRLVQGITPEIYQAISPYLVVLPNSQTKLNINTIRPERSMRILQTLNAPTDLLPLQAQALEGFASWRGESGFAAPADLANNPDFSAILPGTALDVSDLTVSSEYFWLNTEVQIEDKIVNRRILLFRDSADVKVVARYAAGQSTSLQSLMDKSSSATTSNAKGGSGDRAETKNDNNDANTDRRR; this comes from the coding sequence ATGCAGCTCTCTAAGCAGCGCGGCGCGGTATTGATTCTGGCCTTACTGATTGTCGCCTTGGTGGCCGGTTTGGCGGTGAACTATGCCAGCCAAATGCAATTGGTGCAGGCGCGCGCGGTGAATGGTTTTTACGGAGCGCAGCAAGAACTGTGGTCGGATTCTATGGTGCCCTTTGCCATAGGCGTATTAAAGTATGACGCCAATAATTCCACCACCGATCACGCCGAAGAAGATTGGGCTAAGTACCCGGTCAGCGAATCCATACCGGGTGGAAGTTTAATGGGTAGTTTGTCCGATGCTCAGGCCCTTATAAATATCAATAGTTTGGATGGCGGCATTCAGAATCAGTCTAACCCTTTAGACCCAGGCCGATTCACCGAGCCACAGCGGCGCTTTATTCGGTTCCTGCAAACCTTTGATGGTGTCACGGCAGATCCCGACGACCCTTTGGCAAAGGTGATCATCGATATGAATTTGGCCGTGGCTATTACCGAGGCGGTGGTTGATTGGATTGATAACGACGACAATACCATCGGTTATGGCGGTGCAGAGGCGTTACAGTATCAACAGGCAGGCGTCTCCTGGGTGCCGCCGAACGAGCTAATGGAGTCATTGCAAGAGTTACGACTGGTGCAAGGTATAACACCGGAAATCTATCAGGCCATTTCACCCTACTTAGTGGTGCTGCCGAATAGCCAGACGAAATTAAATATCAATACCATTCGGCCCGAGCGTTCGATGCGTATTTTACAAACGCTTAACGCGCCGACAGATTTGCTGCCCTTGCAGGCCCAAGCACTGGAGGGTTTTGCCTCGTGGCGTGGCGAGAGCGGCTTTGCCGCGCCCGCAGATTTGGCCAATAATCCAGACTTCTCTGCGATCTTGCCAGGCACGGCGCTCGATGTGTCGGATTTAACCGTTAGCTCCGAATATTTCTGGTTAAACACCGAAGTGCAAATTGAAGACAAAATCGTAAACCGACGCATTTTATTATTTCGAGATAGCGCGGATGTAAAAGTTGTGGCGCGCTATGCCGCCGGTCAAAGCACCAGCTTGCAAAGCTTGATGGACAAATCGTCAAGCGCAACAACCAGCAATGCAAAAGGTGGTAGTGGCGATCGCGCTGAAACAAAAAATGACAATAACGATGCGAACACAGATCGCAGGCGTTAA
- the gspL gene encoding type II secretion system protein GspL, whose product MTTELMTQTSTDAPAEFVAEQATLEGLYLYPLAAEQADAGAVYQWQTYQQGEWSGVSQGDADSLLQAFEVLPANVVVVLPASSVVTRRVTVSEVERRHYKKLIPFQLEEDIIEDVEDLHFVFSSLVGDSVDLAYTDKALLSQWLTPLLEKNMSISLVTSEACLLPVLGESGWCFLLKGDRIDYRFSRNLYGTLALSLAPLFFKSLMAKREVPTQIELIAESNDGLAELAQALPQALQAVVQKRRVLATPLAATTLNSVNLAVGYFFPRIPIARWWAQLRLPTLLLGIGLAVHLAVALTEWQLASSRTEDVKAAITERYRAAVPVGAISDPLKQLRNQVDRLGNTGSASNALFILSHSVPVLTAIDGVEVKNLQFINDAQELRLTIQAPALADVDALSANFKAKGFGAEVLSVNVNQGVHQARLKVTRK is encoded by the coding sequence ATGACAACAGAATTAATGACCCAGACATCGACCGATGCACCCGCCGAGTTTGTTGCTGAGCAAGCGACACTTGAAGGGCTTTATCTCTACCCTTTGGCCGCTGAGCAAGCTGACGCCGGTGCCGTCTATCAATGGCAAACTTACCAGCAGGGCGAGTGGTCGGGTGTGTCGCAAGGCGACGCCGATAGCCTACTACAGGCGTTTGAGGTGTTGCCGGCCAATGTTGTTGTGGTGCTTCCCGCCAGCAGCGTGGTCACCCGCCGTGTGACGGTGAGCGAGGTGGAGCGCAGGCACTATAAAAAACTTATACCCTTTCAGCTCGAAGAAGACATTATCGAAGATGTAGAGGATCTACATTTTGTTTTTTCAAGTTTGGTTGGCGATAGCGTGGATCTTGCCTATACCGACAAAGCCCTTCTTAGCCAGTGGCTAACGCCACTGCTGGAAAAAAACATGTCGATCAGCCTAGTTACCAGCGAGGCGTGTTTATTGCCGGTGCTGGGCGAAAGTGGCTGGTGTTTTTTGTTAAAGGGCGATCGTATTGATTATCGCTTTAGCCGCAACCTCTACGGCACTCTTGCTTTGAGTTTGGCGCCACTTTTCTTTAAAAGCTTGATGGCCAAGCGCGAGGTGCCAACGCAGATTGAGCTTATCGCCGAATCGAACGACGGCCTGGCCGAGCTCGCCCAAGCGTTACCGCAAGCTTTGCAGGCGGTAGTGCAAAAGCGCCGCGTGCTAGCAACCCCACTGGCCGCGACCACGCTCAATAGCGTGAACTTGGCGGTGGGTTATTTTTTTCCGCGTATTCCCATCGCGCGCTGGTGGGCGCAATTGCGTTTGCCAACCCTGTTGTTGGGCATCGGTTTGGCGGTGCATTTGGCCGTTGCCTTAACGGAGTGGCAGCTGGCCAGTAGCCGCACCGAAGATGTTAAAGCTGCGATCACTGAACGCTACCGCGCGGCGGTACCGGTGGGCGCGATCAGTGATCCGCTCAAGCAATTGCGCAACCAAGTGGATCGCTTAGGCAACACCGGCAGTGCCAGTAACGCGCTGTTTATTCTGTCGCACTCGGTGCCTGTGCTCACTGCCATCGACGGCGTGGAAGTGAAAAACTTGCAGTTTATCAATGATGCCCAAGAGCTTCGCTTAACGATTCAAGCGCCGGCCTTGGCCGATGTAGACGCGCTGAGCGCAAATTTTAAAGCCAAGGGCTTTGGCGCCGAGGTGTTGTCCGTTAACGTCAATCAAGGTGTGCATCAGGCGCGTTTGAAGGTAACCAGAAAATGA
- a CDS encoding type II secretion system protein M has protein sequence MTNQNPISEFLFARPLREQTLLAIGGCCIALMLLWLVIVKPIHGLRDEASKTLVRTQQIYAEVDQLAAQLEASRSTGDANTRSSNASMTEIIDVSLRKYGLSIRGIQPGQQGEVFVRLEASPTQSVWQWLYEMEAVVGVKVNELTINPTEKEGWVLLTARLEQAR, from the coding sequence ATGACCAATCAAAACCCTATTTCAGAATTTCTTTTTGCTCGGCCACTACGCGAGCAAACCCTGCTCGCCATTGGCGGCTGTTGTATTGCGCTGATGTTGTTGTGGCTGGTGATTGTTAAACCCATTCATGGGCTTAGGGATGAGGCATCAAAAACCTTAGTGCGCACGCAACAAATTTATGCGGAAGTGGATCAATTGGCCGCACAGCTCGAGGCCAGCAGATCTACCGGCGATGCCAATACGCGCTCGAGCAATGCCAGCATGACCGAAATTATTGATGTCAGTCTGCGCAAGTACGGCTTGTCTATTCGCGGCATTCAGCCGGGGCAGCAAGGCGAAGTCTTTGTGCGTCTCGAAGCTTCGCCAACGCAATCGGTTTGGCAGTGGCTGTATGAGATGGAGGCCGTGGTTGGTGTCAAAGTCAACGAGCTGACCATAAATCCAACGGAGAAAGAAGGTTGGGTTTTATTAACGGCACGATTAGAACAAGCGCGCTAA
- the gspN gene encoding type II secretion system protein N, with protein sequence MKIWRWIVLGVVLLFVWVLLLAPPTLVANLAANAGLQLQGVSGSLWAGTAKSARLQLGKVRGNNLIFDIGEFSWRLEPFSLLALKACAEVETQLTVQQVKGRVCASAAGNVRAENLRINFPASFIELMAPLEASGRVMLALDDFQLSGAQVEQMTGAGRIENLNVLIGKDWQNFGHLNLQVSAAAAPNSGFDFSLVSDDSALQWQANAPEVRLGNQGFEMHLRSSLKLSESYQLQWGEGLAMMGFEEKDGAYLIETRLP encoded by the coding sequence ATGAAAATTTGGCGTTGGATTGTTCTAGGCGTAGTGTTGCTTTTTGTTTGGGTGCTACTGCTCGCGCCACCGACGCTGGTTGCTAATTTGGCCGCCAACGCTGGGCTGCAGCTGCAAGGTGTGTCCGGTAGCCTCTGGGCCGGCACGGCGAAGTCGGCGCGTTTGCAGCTGGGCAAGGTGCGCGGCAACAACCTTATCTTCGATATCGGCGAGTTTTCCTGGCGCCTAGAGCCTTTCTCGCTACTCGCGTTAAAGGCTTGTGCTGAGGTGGAAACCCAGTTGACTGTTCAGCAAGTTAAGGGTCGCGTTTGTGCATCGGCTGCCGGCAATGTCCGGGCAGAAAATCTAAGAATCAATTTCCCCGCCAGCTTTATCGAGCTTATGGCGCCGCTTGAGGCCAGTGGTCGAGTCATGCTGGCTTTAGATGATTTTCAGCTTTCCGGCGCGCAGGTTGAGCAGATGACGGGCGCCGGGCGCATTGAAAATTTAAATGTGCTTATCGGCAAAGATTGGCAAAACTTTGGTCATTTAAATCTCCAGGTGTCGGCGGCCGCGGCGCCCAATAGCGGTTTTGATTTTAGCTTGGTGAGCGATGACAGCGCGCTGCAGTGGCAGGCGAATGCTCCGGAGGTTCGGTTGGGTAACCAAGGTTTTGAAATGCATCTGCGCTCGTCCCTAAAGCTCTCCGAATCCTACCAATTGCAGTGGGGTGAGGGCTTGGCCATGATGGGTTTTGAGGAAAAAGATGGCGCTTACTTAATTGAAACCCGGTTGCCATAG
- a CDS encoding FAD:protein FMN transferase: protein MLRLLLLLWLASLSLISQADWIYKTDAIMGTEISVYLWHDDSAAGEQAAAAVMAEMRLIDQWLSPWVETSELYKVNQQAARAPVPISAPFAELIARSIHYSDLSSGAFDITFASVGFSYDYRAKVQPSDADRERLLPAINYKLLTLDRDKLSLAFAHPDIRIDLGGIAKGYAVDRAIEVLQGFGVAHATVSAGGDSRLLGNKRGKPWVVGVKNPRNEKAMALKLPLESTAISTSGDYERFFIDETTGERIHHIMNPQTGKATQGVTSVTVLGQQGFDTDPLSTTVFVLGVEKGLALIEQLPGFDAIIIDSSGKLHFSSGLMPPAQN from the coding sequence ATGTTGCGCCTGTTATTGCTTCTGTGGCTTGCGAGTCTGTCGCTGATTAGCCAAGCCGATTGGATCTATAAAACCGACGCCATCATGGGCACGGAAATCAGTGTTTACCTCTGGCACGACGATAGCGCTGCGGGCGAGCAAGCGGCGGCGGCGGTGATGGCCGAAATGCGCCTTATCGATCAATGGCTTAGCCCTTGGGTAGAAACCAGCGAGCTGTATAAGGTCAACCAGCAAGCCGCGCGGGCGCCGGTCCCTATTAGTGCGCCGTTTGCCGAACTGATTGCGCGCTCGATACACTACAGTGACCTGAGCAGCGGTGCCTTCGATATCACCTTTGCCTCAGTTGGCTTTAGCTACGACTATCGAGCCAAGGTTCAGCCTAGCGATGCCGACCGAGAGCGCTTGCTACCGGCCATTAACTACAAGCTACTGACGTTGGATCGCGATAAGCTGAGCTTGGCTTTTGCGCATCCCGATATCCGCATTGATCTGGGCGGCATTGCCAAGGGTTATGCGGTCGACAGAGCCATAGAGGTGCTGCAAGGCTTTGGCGTTGCCCACGCGACGGTGAGTGCCGGTGGCGACAGTCGATTGTTGGGTAATAAGCGCGGTAAACCCTGGGTGGTTGGCGTGAAAAATCCGCGCAACGAAAAGGCTATGGCGCTTAAATTGCCTTTGGAAAGTACGGCAATATCGACCTCTGGTGATTACGAACGATTCTTTATCGACGAAACCACGGGCGAGCGCATACACCACATCATGAACCCACAAACCGGTAAGGCCACGCAAGGCGTTACCAGTGTGACGGTCTTGGGCCAGCAGGGGTTCGATACCGATCCTCTCTCAACCACCGTCTTTGTATTGGGTGTGGAAAAAGGTTTGGCGTTGATCGAGCAGCTGCCGGGGTTCGATGCAATAATTATCGATTCCAGTGGCAAACTGCATTTCAGTAGTGGATTAATGCCGCCCGCCCAGAACTAA